A single window of Arvicanthis niloticus isolate mArvNil1 chromosome X, mArvNil1.pat.X, whole genome shotgun sequence DNA harbors:
- the P2ry10 gene encoding putative P2Y purinoceptor 10 isoform X1, with product MCSTSSFNTIFFSVISRICACCPELYIFTPISLQIYKFPYPSSASRSHNSTVFLDEHTEIFKMGSNSTSTAESNCNVTYLTFQYSLYATTYIFIFIPGLLANSAALWVLCRFISKKNKAIIFMINLSVADLAHVLSLPLRIYYYINRHWPFQRALCLLCFYLKYLNMYASIFFLTFISLQRCLFLLKPFRARNWKRRYDVGISAVIWIVVGTACLPFPILRSAGLANNTESCFADLGYKQMDAMVLVTMVTIAELAGFVIPVITIACCTWKTTISLKHPPIAFQGVGERKKALRMVFMCAAVFVICFTPYHINFIFYTMVKESIITSCPIVKSTLYFHPFSLCLASLCCLLDPILYYFMASEFRDQLSRHGSSVIRSRLMSRESGSSMVS from the exons ATGTGCTCTACTTCCTCTttcaacactatttttttttcagttatcaGCAGGATATGTGCTTGCTGCCCAGAGCTGTACATTTTTACTCCCATCTCTTTGCAAATATACAAGTTTCCTTATCCCAGTTCAGCATCACG AAGCCATAATTCCACAGTTTTTCTTGATGAACATACTGAGATATTCAAGATGGGCAGCAATAGTACCAGCACTGCTGAGAGTAATTGCAATGTCACTTATTTGACATTTCAGTATTCTTTGTATGCAACCACCTACATCTTCATATTCATTCCGGGTCTCCTGGCTAACAGTGCAGCCCTGTGGGTTCTGTGCCGCTTCATCAGCAAGAAGAACAAGGCCATCATCTTCATGATCAACCTCTCAGTGGCAGACCTTGCTCATGTCCTGTCCTTACCTCTTCGGATTTACTATTATATCAATCGTCACTGGCCGTTCCAGAGGGCCCTTTGCCTGCTTTGCTTCTATCTGAAATATCTCAACATGTATGCCAGCATTTTTTTCTTGACCTTCATTAGCCTTCAGAGGTGCCTCTTTCTCCTCAAGCCATTCAGAGCTAGAAACTGGAAGCGTAGGTACGACGTGGGAATCAGTGCTGTCATCTGGATTGTTGTAGGGACTGCCTGTTTGCCATTTCCCATCCTGAGAAGTGCTGGCTTAGCCAATAACACAGAATCTTGCTTTGCTGATCTTGGGTACAAACAGATGGATGCAATGGTTCTGGTAACCATGGTTACAATTGCTGAGCTTGCTGGATTTGTGATTCCAGTTATCACCATTGCCTGTTGTACCTGGAAAACAACCATATCCTTGAAACACCCACCGATTGCTTTTCAAGGAGTaggtgaaagaaaaaaagcattaaGGATGGTTTTCATGTGTGCTGCAGTCTTCGTTATCTGCTTCACTCCTTATCACATTAACTTCATCTTTTACACCATGGTGAAGGAAAGCATCATTACCAGTTGTCCCATTGTGAAAAGTACCCTgtatttccatccattttccctgtgccttgcAAGTCTCTGTTGTCTTTTGGACCCAATTCTTTATTATTTCATGGCTTCAGAGTTTCGTGACCAACTGTCTCGCCATGGTAGCTCTGTTATCCGTTCTCGTCTCATGAGCAGGGAGAGTGGTTCATCAATGGTTAGCTAA
- the P2ry10 gene encoding putative P2Y purinoceptor 10 isoform X2, with the protein MGSNSTSTAESNCNVTYLTFQYSLYATTYIFIFIPGLLANSAALWVLCRFISKKNKAIIFMINLSVADLAHVLSLPLRIYYYINRHWPFQRALCLLCFYLKYLNMYASIFFLTFISLQRCLFLLKPFRARNWKRRYDVGISAVIWIVVGTACLPFPILRSAGLANNTESCFADLGYKQMDAMVLVTMVTIAELAGFVIPVITIACCTWKTTISLKHPPIAFQGVGERKKALRMVFMCAAVFVICFTPYHINFIFYTMVKESIITSCPIVKSTLYFHPFSLCLASLCCLLDPILYYFMASEFRDQLSRHGSSVIRSRLMSRESGSSMVS; encoded by the coding sequence ATGGGCAGCAATAGTACCAGCACTGCTGAGAGTAATTGCAATGTCACTTATTTGACATTTCAGTATTCTTTGTATGCAACCACCTACATCTTCATATTCATTCCGGGTCTCCTGGCTAACAGTGCAGCCCTGTGGGTTCTGTGCCGCTTCATCAGCAAGAAGAACAAGGCCATCATCTTCATGATCAACCTCTCAGTGGCAGACCTTGCTCATGTCCTGTCCTTACCTCTTCGGATTTACTATTATATCAATCGTCACTGGCCGTTCCAGAGGGCCCTTTGCCTGCTTTGCTTCTATCTGAAATATCTCAACATGTATGCCAGCATTTTTTTCTTGACCTTCATTAGCCTTCAGAGGTGCCTCTTTCTCCTCAAGCCATTCAGAGCTAGAAACTGGAAGCGTAGGTACGACGTGGGAATCAGTGCTGTCATCTGGATTGTTGTAGGGACTGCCTGTTTGCCATTTCCCATCCTGAGAAGTGCTGGCTTAGCCAATAACACAGAATCTTGCTTTGCTGATCTTGGGTACAAACAGATGGATGCAATGGTTCTGGTAACCATGGTTACAATTGCTGAGCTTGCTGGATTTGTGATTCCAGTTATCACCATTGCCTGTTGTACCTGGAAAACAACCATATCCTTGAAACACCCACCGATTGCTTTTCAAGGAGTaggtgaaagaaaaaaagcattaaGGATGGTTTTCATGTGTGCTGCAGTCTTCGTTATCTGCTTCACTCCTTATCACATTAACTTCATCTTTTACACCATGGTGAAGGAAAGCATCATTACCAGTTGTCCCATTGTGAAAAGTACCCTgtatttccatccattttccctgtgccttgcAAGTCTCTGTTGTCTTTTGGACCCAATTCTTTATTATTTCATGGCTTCAGAGTTTCGTGACCAACTGTCTCGCCATGGTAGCTCTGTTATCCGTTCTCGTCTCATGAGCAGGGAGAGTGGTTCATCAATGGTTAGCTAA